One region of Amphiprion ocellaris isolate individual 3 ecotype Okinawa chromosome 9, ASM2253959v1, whole genome shotgun sequence genomic DNA includes:
- the sqlea gene encoding squalene monooxygenase — MWTFLGIASFTYLYKKSDTVVSLAQRELLTAAALLLSVGLLLSYIRYFHWQKLRVSQVLNLLLSFLSFLPVINHLIPQTATQRSETAENNSKKRTRRRVGRESSHSASACSSRCPEPDVVIVGAGVLGSAMAAVLARDGRKVAVVERDLKEPDRIVGELLQPGGYRALRDLGLEGSVEGLDAHLVNGYVIHDMESGSEVEVPYPQEETSIQCGRAFHHGRFITGLRKTALAEPNVTFVEGTVTSLQEEDGCVTGVQYRDKETGDVKEIHAALTVVADGCFSKFRKSLGSGKARVSSHFVGCLMKDCPQFKANHAELVLADPSPVLIYQISSSHTRVLVDIRGEMPRNLPEYMAEKIYPQLPEHLKEPFMVALQNDRLRSMPASFLPPSPVNKPGVLLLGDAYNMRHPLTGGGMSVALNDVRIWRSLLDNIPDLYDEGAMLKAKKKFHWERKSSHSFVVNVLAQALYELFAATDNSLHELRRACFQYFKLGGECIAGPIGLLSVLTPKPMTLIGHFFAVAMYAVYVNFKSESWSTKPRALFKSGAILYRACTVMFPLIYSELKYLVY; from the exons ATGTGGACTTTCCTGGGAATAGCGAGCTTCACCTACCTTTACAAAAAGTCCGACACAGTCGTGAGTTTGGCTCAGAGAGAGCTGCTGACTGCTGCAGCATTATTACTGAGTGTCGGGCTGCTGCTCTCATATATCAGGTATTTCCACTGGCAGAAGCTCCGCGTCTCTCAGGTGCTTAATTTGCTGCtgagctttttgtcttttttacctGTTATCAACCACTTAATCCCTCAAACTGCAACACAGAGGAGCGAGACAGCAGAGAACAACAGTAAGAAG AGAACAAGGAGAAGAGTGGGAAGAGAGTCCTCACATAGCGCCTCAGCCTGCAGCTCCAGATGCCCGGAGCCAGATGTGGTGATAGTTGGGGCTGGGGTCCTGGGCTCAGCCATGGCAGCTGTCCTGGCCCGGGACGGGAGGAAGGTGGCGGTGGTGGAGAGGGACCTGAAGGAGCCAGACAGGATAGTGGGGGAGCTGCTGCAGCCTGGAGGGTACAGAGCACTCAGAGACCTGGGGCTGGAAG GTTCAGTCGAGGGTCTGGACGCCCATCTGGTTAACGGCTACGTGATCCACGACATGGAGAGCGGCTCAGAGGTGGAGGTTCCCTACCCCCAGGAGGAGACAAGCATCCAGTGTGGACGGGCTTTCCATCACGGCCGATTCATCACAGGCCTGAGGAAAACCGCTCTGGCTGAACCAAA TGTCACATTCGTAGAAGGCACGGTGACCAGTCTGCAGGAAGAGGATGGCTGCGTAACTGGAGTGCAATACAGGGATAAAGAAACTGGAGACGTCAAG GAGATCCATGCAGCTCTGACTGTGGTGGCTGACGGCTGTTTCTCCAAATTCAGGAAGAGTCTGGGCTCTGGGAAAGCTCGTGTCTCCTCTCACTTTGTGGGATGTCTCATGAAG GACTGTCCCCAGTTTAAAGCCAACCATGCTGAGCTGGTGCTGGCCGACCCCAGCCCGGTGCTCATCTACCAGATCTCCTCCTCACACACCAGAGTGCTGGTGGACATCAGGGGGGAGATGCCTCGCAACCTGCCAGAGTACATGGCCGAGAAAATATACCCACAGCTGCCAG AGCATTTAAAGGAACCTTTCATGGTGGCGCTGCAGAACGATCGACTCAGGTCCATGCCTGCCagcttcctccctccctcccctgtCAACAAGCCAG GTGTGCTTCTCCTGGGCGATGCTTACAACATGAGGCATCCTCTGACAGGAGGAGGGATGAGTGTCGCTCTTAACGACGTTCGCATCTGGAGGAGTCTGCTCGACAACATCCCAGATCTGTACGATGAGGGGGCCATGCTGAAG GCAAAGAAAAAATTCCATTGGGAACGCAAGTCATCACATTCCTTTGTGGTGAATGTGTTGGCCCAGGCCCTGTATGAGCTGTTTGCAGCCACCGACA ATTCTCTTCATGAGCTAAGAAGGGCCTGCTTCCAGTACTTTAAGCTCGGAGGGGAATGCATCGCTGGACCTATTGGACTCCTCTCAGT GTTGACGCCCAAACCCATGACCCTTATTGGACACTTCTTCGCTGTGGCGATGTACGCAGTCTACGTCAACTTCAAGTCTGAGTCCTGGAGCACCAAACCTCGAGCTTTGTTTAAGAGTGGAGCCATCCTGTACCGAGCCTGCACAGTCATGTTTCCACTCATCTACTCTGAACTCAAGTACCTGGTCTACTGA